The sequence ATCCCATTTGAGAAAAGCTACAAAATAAACAATAACACTAATAATTTAGTGAATATATTGGGAAGAATATTCAGATCTAACGAATAAATTAAAGAATAAATGTCGCTACCTTATAGAAGAAAGGACTTTTAGCAGCCAAGATAGGAGAactaatatataatgttctaacTCTCACATCTATGGAGCAATCACAACTCCAATCATGGTTATTTGAAGATTCATCACCTATATCGACAATAGATGGAACCCCACTCAAATAAAGTGTAAACACTAACAACAAAGGATGTATTTACTTCCAAGTGAAAGAATAATAATGTTCTTGTTTTATATATCCATGCATTTCCTTAATAATAATTTCAAGAATTTCATTGATTATAGCTGATCCCAGTAATGAAAAACAATGGGCTTTTATTTgatgttttttgtttcttttaacaAAAGCATTTAACTAAGAACTTGAATTTAAGATTTTTAGCTATATATTTAAATACCTGAAAGACGTTCTTCATTTGTTGAAGTTGTCTCTTTCTCTTGATTTTCGTAAAGGACACAATTATCTATATCGGCTTGATTTGTATTCAAAATTCGTTCATCGTAAAGATCTTCGACTGCAAACAAGAGAGTAAATTTTGGATATTATATGAAAATATGAAACTAGATGTAACAAAAATATTATAACCCTCGAAAAGAAGATGGTAATCAGTTAAACAAAGAGAGAAGATGTTTAATCATCACCAgaaaaaggaaacaagatcaaagTATTATAACCCTTCAAATAAAATGTATAATTGGTGAGTGGGAAAGAGAAAAAGACCATGGTAATTATGGTGGTGGATATCGTCACCTTGCCTCTTGTAATGGCGGTTCCAATAATCATCACCATCGGAATCAAGACAATGCTCATCATCAACTAGGTTTTCCACGATCTCAATACGTAGAATTCTATCGGAGAATTTACTATCATTAAAAGCAAAGCTAAAATCAACGTCGCTACACGAAGAAGTAGAACGAGAGTGATTGAACACCATTCTTATTGTCACGGACTCAAATTAAACAGATCCAACGTAACAAATACAAATCCTCCTCCTTACTCTGCAACTATGGATTGAAGGAGAACAAGAGACCCTAAATTATTGTACACAATCCCTTTATGACTGGGACATAAGAATAATAACTCAGAAAGAGAAAattctttctccttttttattattaattattagagaAGCAGATTTTGAATGATTAATAAATATGTAAAGAATATATTCGTTCtcttttttattgtttaattacTAGTTACAATATCTGTTAGTTTAGCTGGTGTCTTGGTTTGGTTCGAACTTAAAACTTCAATCCAACCCTAACCCATTCTTTGTTATTCAACTTTGTCCACtgtctctttttctttctgtttttaggTTTGTTATTTAGTTTATTATATGGTCTAAAGACAATGCAAGGAGGGTAGATGTGAGCTGTGAAGGTTTTTCATAACTGATAAAAGGAAATTGAGAAAAAATCATAGAGGTTTTAACGAGGATGGTCCGCACTTAATTTTT is a genomic window of Arachis ipaensis cultivar K30076 chromosome B06, Araip1.1, whole genome shotgun sequence containing:
- the LOC110262368 gene encoding BTB/POZ domain-containing protein POB1-like: MVFNHSRSTSSCSDVDFSFAFNDSKFSDRILRIEIVENLVDDEHCLDSDGDDYWNRHYKRQVEDLYDERILNTNQADIDNCVLYENQEKETTSTNEERLSGDESSNNHDWSCDCSIDVRVRTLYISSPILAAKSPFFYKLFSNGMKESEQTYVTLRINASEEAAVVDLLNFMYTNTLSASSATALLDVLMAADKFEVASCMRYCSQLLRNMPMTSESALLYLELPFTLLMADAVQPLTRAARQYLASRYKDILT